Proteins from one Acidiferrobacterales bacterium genomic window:
- a CDS encoding DUF6513 domain-containing protein: protein MPDRILFVTGKLAHSSLQRTMDGISSEAFSYEIRPLGVSVAALISESILMRRLDAVDSFDMVMLPGLCAGNVERLSDHFGVNVVKGPKELKDLPEYFGAQSRKASLDHHSVLIFAEIVDAPNLPIDQIVELARTYQDSGADVIDLGCLPGQDFQHLEESVRELKHKGFKVSVDSLDDQELVRGGQAGADYLLSLSESSLWIADEVDSIPVVIPDADTGVESLYRSIDTLGERGRNFLADSILNPIHFGFVRSIVQYQELRLRYPEVPIMIGTGNITELTEADTIGMTALLAGIASELDASAILTTEVSGHARTAVAEADLARRIMYAAKQDSSLPQHYSDGLLALHEKKPFPTPAAEIRELAQMIKDPSFRIQVSDNGVHIFNRDGIWESTDPFELFPHLKVDNDGSHAFYLGVELTKAQIAWQLGKRYIQDRALNWGCLLRAEQDDDEYQTPRSTQQSNKETDAS from the coding sequence ATGCCTGACCGAATCCTATTCGTAACGGGGAAACTGGCGCACTCGAGTCTGCAACGCACGATGGACGGCATCAGTTCCGAGGCGTTCTCGTATGAGATCCGACCGCTGGGTGTCAGCGTGGCAGCGCTGATTTCCGAAAGCATTCTGATGCGACGGCTGGACGCGGTTGACTCGTTCGACATGGTCATGCTGCCCGGCCTGTGCGCAGGAAATGTCGAACGCCTGTCGGATCACTTCGGCGTCAACGTTGTCAAGGGACCCAAGGAACTGAAGGATCTGCCGGAATACTTCGGCGCACAGTCTCGTAAAGCCTCGCTTGACCATCATTCTGTATTGATTTTCGCTGAAATTGTCGACGCTCCGAATCTGCCCATCGATCAGATTGTCGAATTGGCAAGGACTTATCAGGATTCAGGTGCAGATGTTATCGATCTTGGATGCTTGCCAGGGCAGGATTTTCAGCACTTGGAGGAATCGGTCAGAGAACTCAAGCACAAAGGATTCAAAGTCAGTGTCGATTCACTTGACGATCAGGAACTGGTGCGCGGCGGTCAGGCGGGTGCCGACTACCTGCTGAGTCTGTCGGAAAGCTCGTTGTGGATTGCTGATGAAGTCGATAGCATCCCGGTTGTGATTCCCGATGCTGACACGGGCGTCGAGTCTCTTTACCGATCAATCGACACGCTCGGCGAGAGGGGAAGGAATTTTCTGGCGGATTCGATTCTAAATCCAATCCACTTCGGCTTTGTCCGGTCCATTGTCCAATATCAGGAGTTACGCTTGCGATATCCCGAAGTTCCAATCATGATCGGAACCGGAAACATCACTGAACTGACCGAAGCGGACACAATCGGCATGACAGCCTTGCTGGCGGGAATCGCGTCTGAATTGGACGCGAGCGCAATACTGACTACTGAGGTGAGCGGACATGCGAGAACGGCTGTCGCCGAAGCCGACCTGGCACGTCGGATCATGTACGCCGCAAAACAGGATTCGAGCTTGCCTCAGCATTACAGTGATGGCTTGCTTGCGCTACATGAGAAAAAACCGTTTCCGACTCCGGCCGCAGAGATCAGGGAATTGGCGCAGATGATCAAGGATCCCAGTTTTCGGATTCAGGTCAGCGACAACGGTGTGCACATCTTCAACCGCGACGGAATATGGGAATCCACCGATCCTTTCGAGCTGTTCCCTCATCTGAAAGTGGACAATGACGGATCGCACGCATTCTATCTCGGCGTAGAACTCACCAAGGCGCAAATTGCCTGGCAGTTGGGAAAACGCTATATTCAGGATCGGGCACTGAACTGGGGTTGCCTGCTTCGCGCAGAACAGGACGATGATGAATATCAGACACCCCGCTCAACACAGCAATCGAACAAGGAAACTGACGCGTCATGA
- a CDS encoding polysaccharide deacetylase, with translation MISNPVPWPENKRCAVAFTFDMDADSIIHLEHPENAHRRVSALSMLRYGPEVAVQRILQSYKEFDIQQTFYVPAWCIEQYTPSVKAMVDGGHEVAHHGYIHENPNTLAPDEELYWLKRGIDVIENVTGQRPRGWRAPLYNFSDSSIDFLIDEGFSYDASLMGDDIPYLLTTDKGRLLELPSYWGMDDWPQFVHSIDLNYMMPLQSPTRGMDVFRDEFDAMYKHGGLWVTVWHPFASGRLARWEKVVELIDYMNGKGDVWFARMEDIAAHVYQCIEEGTYTPRVDKLPYYEGAITI, from the coding sequence ATGATTTCAAATCCAGTACCGTGGCCGGAAAATAAACGCTGTGCCGTTGCCTTTACTTTCGATATGGATGCCGATAGCATAATCCATCTAGAGCATCCCGAAAATGCTCATCGGCGAGTATCGGCTTTGTCGATGTTGCGATACGGCCCGGAAGTGGCCGTTCAGCGAATCCTGCAAAGTTACAAGGAATTCGACATCCAACAAACCTTTTATGTGCCAGCTTGGTGCATAGAGCAATACACGCCATCGGTAAAGGCAATGGTGGACGGTGGCCACGAAGTGGCACATCACGGTTATATCCACGAAAATCCAAACACGCTTGCTCCAGACGAAGAATTGTACTGGTTGAAACGCGGAATCGACGTTATTGAGAATGTCACCGGACAAAGGCCTCGCGGATGGAGGGCCCCACTTTATAACTTTTCCGATTCATCAATAGATTTTCTCATTGATGAGGGATTCAGTTACGACGCTTCACTGATGGGTGACGATATTCCGTATTTGCTTACAACGGACAAAGGCCGACTGCTGGAATTGCCGTCTTACTGGGGCATGGACGACTGGCCACAGTTTGTTCACTCAATTGATTTGAACTATATGATGCCACTGCAGTCTCCCACTCGGGGCATGGATGTGTTCAGAGATGAATTTGATGCCATGTACAAACACGGCGGTTTATGGGTCACAGTCTGGCATCCGTTTGCCTCAGGAAGACTGGCGCGATGGGAGAAGGTTGTTGAACTTATTGACTACATGAATGGCAAGGGCGATGTCTGGTTTGCCAGAATGGAAGACATTGCAGCACATGTATACCAATGCATTGAAGAAGGAACCTATACCCCGAGAGTCGATAAGTTACCTTACTATGAAGGCGCAATAACGATCTGA
- a CDS encoding 4a-hydroxytetrahydrobiopterin dehydratase — protein sequence MSDETTDRRQDETFDQATIERRLAEELPHWYYENGWIRRKYRTMGWKGTLMVINAVGHLAEAAWHHPDISASYAFVIVKLMNHAAKGVTEKDFELAKKIEEFVHWQPGLEDSALEGTPADQRFRYIRYDVENDQ from the coding sequence ATGTCTGATGAGACGACCGATCGAAGACAAGACGAGACGTTCGACCAAGCGACCATTGAGAGGCGACTCGCCGAAGAGCTGCCTCATTGGTACTACGAGAACGGTTGGATTCGCAGGAAATACCGAACGATGGGGTGGAAGGGGACGCTGATGGTCATCAATGCTGTCGGTCACCTTGCTGAAGCGGCTTGGCATCACCCCGACATCTCCGCCTCTTACGCCTTTGTCATCGTCAAGCTGATGAATCATGCGGCCAAAGGGGTGACCGAAAAGGACTTTGAGCTCGCCAAGAAAATCGAGGAGTTTGTCCATTGGCAACCGGGTCTCGAAGACAGCGCCCTTGAAGGAACGCCCGCGGATCAGCGATTTCGATATATTCGCTACGACGTCGAGAACGACCAGTAG
- a CDS encoding SprT-like domain-containing protein: MARHPFRVSDPVSYLAADNQPRKGYIASIRGSVAEIIAEDGSEHRKHIYALRLREGVRPKRVYTRNQLKKSQFRIDDEVEFTDRGTRRSGTMVRKNPKYARVRVGNRYWNVPYAQLESVGSSEINSERRKRLDTIATQADELIRHHELDEWRFNFDCASRRLGQCNYTDKTITMSEEFCLNASDSDIRDTILHEIAHALVGPEHGHSHIWHSKAKEIGCSAKRTHDQEFTPPKLIMSCQNCGWFTARQAHRNLVCKHCRTPVTYEYYSPERWKSLSASISRSLSGPDSCG, from the coding sequence ATGGCCCGCCATCCTTTCAGAGTAAGCGATCCTGTTTCGTACCTTGCGGCAGACAATCAACCGAGGAAAGGCTACATCGCCTCGATCAGAGGGAGCGTGGCGGAAATCATTGCTGAGGATGGTTCAGAGCACCGCAAGCACATTTATGCACTGAGACTTCGAGAAGGTGTGAGACCCAAACGTGTATATACCCGAAATCAACTGAAAAAATCCCAATTCCGCATCGATGATGAAGTTGAATTTACCGATCGCGGGACTAGACGTTCGGGCACGATGGTTCGCAAGAATCCGAAGTACGCCAGGGTCCGGGTCGGCAACCGATACTGGAACGTACCGTATGCGCAGCTTGAGTCAGTCGGTTCTTCTGAAATCAATTCGGAACGTCGCAAACGCCTAGACACGATCGCCACACAGGCTGACGAACTGATCCGACACCATGAGCTCGATGAGTGGCGCTTCAACTTCGATTGCGCCAGCCGCCGTCTCGGCCAATGCAATTACACTGACAAAACGATCACCATGTCGGAAGAGTTCTGTCTGAACGCAAGCGATAGCGACATCAGGGACACGATCCTGCATGAGATCGCTCATGCACTCGTAGGCCCCGAGCATGGGCACAGCCATATCTGGCATTCGAAGGCCAAGGAGATCGGTTGCAGCGCAAAGCGGACCCACGATCAGGAATTCACACCGCCCAAACTAATCATGAGCTGTCAAAACTGCGGCTGGTTTACCGCCCGGCAAGCACACCGCAATCTCGTATGCAAGCACTGTCGGACTCCGGTGACGTACGAATATTACTCGCCTGAGCGTTGGAAGTCACTGAGTGCCAGCATCAGCAGGTCACTGAGCGGTCCTGATTCATGCGGCTGA
- a CDS encoding acyl-CoA dehydrogenase family protein, whose amino-acid sequence MSRPDRTEEFRTIARELAAKFAPRAAKWDQTQTYCWENISDLVDAGLMGMTIPAGYGGRSASFYDTVVVVEEIAKACTLSARIAVESNMGGISAIMAYGDDFQKSYCAPIVLAGDKPAICITEPEAGSAANEMQTTARKAGDEYLINGVKHWITGGGVSKLYLIFARVEDPDGKSLGIGAFIVHRDPEMGINPKGFTVEGRENTLGLRGMPEARLRFDDLKVDARFMLRTPSGLRRGFAELMSAYNSQRVGAGTIAMGVAAGALDHAKRYLKTRHQFGRPIAEFQGLQWMIAQMDASVHASRLLLHEAARSGGSNGSPFPDMLSAARAKLFASETAIQVVSDSLQMFGARGYGDQEPLERMFRDVRMFTIGGGTAQILKTQIGSSLLGIKSPQTRDGFHRMVQSGVLK is encoded by the coding sequence ATGAGTCGACCGGATCGAACCGAAGAGTTCAGGACCATCGCCAGGGAACTTGCTGCAAAGTTTGCTCCCAGAGCCGCAAAATGGGATCAGACGCAGACCTATTGCTGGGAGAACATCAGCGATCTGGTGGATGCCGGATTGATGGGAATGACGATCCCAGCGGGGTATGGCGGTCGCTCCGCATCCTTTTACGATACAGTCGTCGTGGTGGAGGAAATTGCCAAGGCCTGTACACTCAGCGCACGGATTGCAGTCGAGTCCAACATGGGAGGAATCAGCGCGATCATGGCCTATGGCGATGATTTTCAGAAGAGCTACTGTGCACCGATTGTGCTGGCTGGCGATAAACCGGCAATCTGCATCACCGAACCGGAAGCAGGCAGCGCAGCGAACGAAATGCAGACGACAGCACGGAAAGCAGGTGATGAATACCTGATCAATGGCGTCAAGCATTGGATAACGGGTGGAGGTGTTTCAAAACTGTATCTGATATTTGCGCGCGTGGAAGACCCCGATGGGAAAAGTCTGGGAATCGGAGCGTTCATTGTGCACCGCGATCCTGAGATGGGCATCAATCCGAAAGGATTTACCGTTGAGGGACGAGAAAACACACTTGGATTGCGGGGCATGCCCGAGGCCCGTCTGCGATTCGATGATCTTAAGGTTGACGCAAGATTCATGCTGAGAACACCGTCCGGTTTGCGTCGGGGATTCGCCGAATTGATGAGTGCCTATAACAGCCAGAGGGTCGGTGCGGGAACCATCGCGATGGGGGTTGCGGCCGGCGCGTTGGACCATGCCAAGCGCTATCTGAAAACCCGCCATCAATTCGGACGACCGATCGCTGAGTTCCAGGGGTTGCAGTGGATGATCGCGCAGATGGATGCCTCGGTGCATGCGTCCAGGCTGTTACTGCACGAAGCTGCCCGGTCTGGCGGATCGAATGGAAGTCCTTTTCCTGACATGCTTTCAGCTGCCCGGGCGAAACTGTTCGCGTCGGAGACAGCCATCCAGGTGGTCAGTGACTCCTTGCAGATGTTCGGTGCACGAGGATACGGTGATCAGGAGCCGCTGGAGCGAATGTTCCGGGACGTAAGGATGTTTACGATCGGCGGCGGCACAGCACAGATTCTGAAAACCCAGATTGGGAGCAGCCTGCTCGGAATCAAGTCGCCTCAGACACGCGATGGATTTCATCGGATGGTTCAGTCCGGAGTGCTGAAGTGA
- the folP gene encoding dihydropteroate synthase encodes MARTSDVILSLGSNKGDRRGSLHEGLVRLKDAGFLSNRTSPVVESPALLPPNSPSQWNRPYLNLVVQGSTSLDLDSFSNLTKKIQSATGTKDPHSRWAPRDLDIDLVSWGDEVFQFDGTTLPDAEVYLKPYVLSPLVHMKPDFRFPGMRAKSVLELSCERSDIFHIPLWMGIVNLTPDSFSDGGIHCDPDKVGSTVEQMIEDGAGIIDLGAESTRPNATPVSHEEEWNRLSPALESVLGVCESCLFPPQISIDTYHPETALKAVQSGVDVINDVGGLGRVEMLDLAKSSDCTFVAMHSVSIPVDPSRSIDPDSDACEVFEAWLEERQRTWDKVGLDLSRVIIDPGIGFGKSSLQSLRLMRSVRRLRSHGFRLLIGHSRKSFLKTFSSRESSQSDPETVGASIQLCSQSVDILRVHDINSHIRAYLSWAHLLGNTV; translated from the coding sequence ATGGCAAGGACGTCGGATGTCATACTCAGTTTGGGTTCCAACAAGGGAGACCGCAGGGGCTCGTTGCACGAGGGACTGGTACGCCTGAAGGATGCCGGATTCCTGAGCAATCGGACCTCTCCGGTTGTCGAGTCCCCGGCTCTGCTTCCTCCGAACTCACCATCGCAGTGGAATCGTCCCTACCTCAATCTGGTCGTCCAGGGCAGCACGTCATTGGATTTGGATTCATTCTCAAATCTGACGAAGAAGATCCAGTCGGCAACAGGTACGAAGGACCCCCATAGTCGTTGGGCGCCTCGTGACCTGGATATCGATCTTGTGTCATGGGGAGACGAGGTCTTTCAATTCGACGGAACAACGTTGCCTGACGCAGAGGTGTATCTGAAGCCTTATGTTCTTTCACCATTGGTTCACATGAAACCCGATTTTCGATTTCCCGGGATGCGGGCCAAGTCAGTTCTCGAACTGAGCTGTGAGAGATCCGATATCTTCCATATCCCACTTTGGATGGGAATAGTCAACCTGACCCCGGATTCTTTCTCAGATGGCGGTATTCACTGCGATCCGGACAAAGTCGGCAGTACTGTGGAACAGATGATTGAGGACGGTGCCGGCATAATCGACCTTGGTGCCGAATCGACCCGCCCGAACGCGACTCCCGTCTCGCACGAAGAGGAGTGGAACCGGTTGTCACCCGCTCTGGAATCGGTCCTGGGAGTCTGTGAGTCCTGTCTGTTCCCGCCACAGATCAGTATCGATACCTATCATCCGGAAACGGCCCTCAAAGCAGTACAAAGCGGTGTCGACGTCATCAATGATGTCGGCGGTCTCGGTCGGGTCGAAATGCTTGATCTGGCAAAGTCCAGCGACTGTACCTTTGTCGCGATGCATAGCGTTTCAATTCCCGTGGATCCATCGAGAAGCATTGATCCGGATTCAGACGCCTGTGAGGTGTTTGAGGCCTGGTTGGAGGAGAGACAGCGAACCTGGGACAAAGTGGGTCTTGACTTGAGCAGGGTTATCATTGATCCCGGAATAGGGTTCGGCAAGAGCAGTCTGCAGTCGCTGCGACTGATGCGCTCTGTCAGACGTTTGCGCAGCCACGGTTTCCGGCTGCTGATCGGTCATTCGCGCAAGAGTTTCCTTAAGACGTTTTCCTCACGGGAGAGTTCTCAATCGGATCCTGAGACAGTCGGCGCATCGATTCAGTTGTGCTCGCAGTCGGTCGATATTCTGCGTGTTCACGACATCAATTCCCACATCCGTGCTTACCTGAGCTGGGCACACTTGCTGGGTAACACGGTGTAG
- the ggt gene encoding gamma-glutamyltransferase: MRLTVLLASALLAQLASAQTQTDPEAEGNIRANFAVETHEYMIAAANPIAAAAGDQIMAAGGSAVDAAIAALLVLNVVEPQSSGIGGGAFALVHSPSGLTSWDAREKAPAGVTPGLFIENGLPLKFPEALSSGRSIGVPGLLRLMERLHGLHGKLPWVELFQPAVRLARDGFEVSSRLAHLLDSYSSRLLDSDAAQVFFSEQKPLSAGRILKQPELAGTLERIAENGAGFFYTGQLAHDIVAAASRNPRPGTLSLDDLDSYEIIERPAICHPFRKYRICGMGPPSSGATTVGQILMLLDEFELEEFKVDEPMLWHLFASASRLAYADRAYYLADADFIKVPVKGLLDRDYIRSRSQLFEFLNAPEEKAVAGEPPQRSAARQAPDLQVDLPGTTHISVIDRDGLAVSLTASIETAFGSGRMAGGVLLNSQLTDFSFRAWSGDGLLIANAPAAGKRPRSSMSPTIVYSDDKPLLIAGSPGGNRIPEYVAQSLLAMLVYNLDPAEASALPHISHRNSDRITVEPHTPARVVDGLQKLGYEIEVRNLTSGLNIIQITPAGVLIGGSDPRREGVAAGR, encoded by the coding sequence ATGCGGCTGACTGTCCTTCTCGCTTCTGCACTGCTCGCTCAACTCGCTTCAGCACAAACCCAGACCGACCCTGAAGCCGAGGGAAACATCCGGGCAAACTTCGCGGTTGAGACACACGAATACATGATCGCGGCCGCCAATCCCATCGCGGCCGCTGCAGGCGATCAGATCATGGCGGCCGGCGGGTCGGCAGTCGATGCGGCGATTGCCGCCTTGCTGGTCCTGAACGTGGTTGAACCGCAATCAAGCGGAATCGGTGGCGGTGCGTTCGCACTGGTCCACAGCCCTTCCGGACTGACGAGCTGGGATGCCCGGGAGAAAGCGCCGGCGGGGGTTACGCCCGGACTCTTTATCGAAAACGGCCTGCCACTGAAGTTTCCTGAAGCCCTGTCTTCCGGCCGCTCCATTGGCGTTCCCGGATTGCTGCGCCTGATGGAAAGATTGCACGGTCTGCACGGAAAATTACCTTGGGTGGAGCTATTTCAACCGGCAGTCCGTCTGGCACGAGACGGATTTGAGGTCAGCTCCCGTCTGGCCCATTTGCTCGACTCATATTCCAGCCGTCTGCTGGACTCGGACGCCGCGCAAGTCTTTTTTTCTGAGCAAAAACCATTGTCCGCCGGAAGAATCCTGAAACAGCCGGAACTGGCGGGCACTCTGGAGCGCATCGCCGAAAACGGCGCGGGATTCTTCTATACGGGCCAGCTGGCACATGACATTGTCGCGGCCGCCAGCCGAAACCCGCGTCCGGGCACGCTCAGCCTGGATGATCTGGACAGTTACGAAATCATTGAACGGCCGGCAATCTGTCACCCGTTCAGGAAATATCGCATCTGTGGCATGGGACCACCGTCTTCCGGTGCGACTACAGTCGGGCAGATTCTCATGTTGCTTGATGAGTTCGAACTGGAAGAATTCAAGGTCGACGAACCGATGCTCTGGCACCTTTTCGCAAGCGCTTCTCGATTGGCCTACGCCGACCGGGCATACTATCTGGCAGATGCTGATTTCATCAAGGTGCCGGTCAAGGGCCTGCTGGACCGCGACTACATCAGGTCCCGTTCCCAACTCTTCGAATTTCTCAACGCTCCCGAGGAAAAAGCAGTCGCCGGTGAGCCGCCGCAACGATCCGCCGCACGTCAGGCGCCTGATCTGCAAGTGGATTTGCCGGGCACCACCCACATTTCGGTAATCGACCGCGATGGTCTTGCGGTGAGCTTGACCGCCTCAATCGAAACCGCATTCGGTTCCGGCCGGATGGCGGGCGGAGTCCTGCTCAACAGTCAACTGACCGATTTCTCGTTCCGTGCCTGGAGCGGCGATGGCTTGCTCATCGCGAACGCGCCGGCAGCGGGGAAACGCCCCCGATCGTCCATGTCCCCGACGATTGTCTATTCGGACGACAAACCATTGCTGATTGCCGGATCACCCGGCGGCAACCGAATTCCCGAATATGTAGCACAGAGTCTGCTCGCGATGCTGGTCTACAATCTTGATCCTGCCGAGGCTTCCGCGTTGCCACACATCTCGCACCGAAACAGCGATCGCATCACCGTCGAACCGCACACACCCGCCCGTGTAGTGGATGGGCTTCAAAAATTGGGTTACGAAATCGAAGTCAGGAACCTGACTTCTGGACTGAACATCATTCAGATTACGCCGGCCGGGGTGCTGATCGGCGGCTCTGATCCTCGGCGCGAAGGTGTGGCAGCGGGCCGTTAG
- a CDS encoding CoA pyrophosphatase produces the protein MELAEVRRLMLCYQPTLVDRAGRRTAAVALILRQHVQGAEVLFIERSRRTDDPWSGQMAFPGGKTDPCDRSSMQTTLRETHEEVGISLNPELNIGCLDDLVAPPNSPAHGLVVSCHAFELEKNVRIQPNSEVHDTIWIPIDWMLDPKNFIAAFRPRDYEGVFPGLRVAPDDNRVIWGLTFRFVQSFLGNLRPGFSFRVS, from the coding sequence GTGGAACTTGCCGAAGTCAGAAGACTGATGCTCTGTTATCAGCCGACCCTTGTGGACCGGGCGGGTCGGAGAACAGCGGCAGTCGCACTGATTTTGCGCCAGCATGTTCAAGGTGCTGAGGTTTTGTTCATTGAGAGATCACGGCGAACTGACGATCCTTGGTCAGGTCAGATGGCGTTTCCAGGCGGTAAGACAGACCCGTGTGACAGAAGCTCGATGCAGACCACACTTCGGGAAACGCACGAAGAAGTCGGTATCAGCCTGAATCCAGAATTGAATATCGGATGTCTTGACGATCTTGTAGCGCCGCCGAACAGTCCGGCTCACGGGCTTGTCGTATCGTGCCATGCGTTTGAATTGGAGAAAAATGTGCGGATACAGCCCAATTCGGAAGTTCACGACACGATCTGGATTCCGATCGACTGGATGCTCGATCCCAAAAACTTCATCGCAGCCTTTCGACCGCGGGACTATGAAGGTGTGTTTCCCGGACTTCGTGTGGCTCCCGACGATAATCGGGTGATTTGGGGGCTGACTTTTCGGTTTGTCCAAAGTTTCTTGGGAAATCTCCGGCCAGGGTTCTCATTTCGCGTGTCATGA
- a CDS encoding DUF447 family protein, which produces MIHEVVVTTVNEHGAVHIAPMGIWTEDGFTVIAPFKPSQTLTNVELTGVAVVNVTDDVRLFAGCVTGRSDWPVYPATMVNGNVLDASISHNELRVVKKADDELRPRIYMIEVHNAVTRAFRGFNRAQAAIIEASVLVSRLDMLPAEKIDAEMEYLSIAVEKTSGAKEKEAWQWLVEAIENFRQESD; this is translated from the coding sequence ATGATTCATGAAGTTGTCGTGACGACTGTCAATGAACATGGGGCGGTTCACATCGCGCCGATGGGAATCTGGACCGAGGACGGATTCACGGTCATCGCACCATTCAAGCCATCGCAGACGCTAACCAATGTTGAATTGACCGGCGTGGCGGTGGTGAACGTTACAGATGACGTACGGTTGTTCGCAGGGTGTGTGACAGGAAGAAGTGATTGGCCGGTCTACCCGGCCACCATGGTCAATGGAAATGTCCTTGATGCTTCGATCTCACACAACGAACTCAGGGTCGTCAAGAAAGCAGACGATGAACTTCGCCCGAGAATCTACATGATCGAGGTGCATAATGCTGTCACACGGGCATTCCGCGGTTTCAACCGTGCACAGGCAGCGATCATCGAAGCTTCAGTGCTTGTCAGCCGACTTGACATGCTGCCGGCGGAAAAGATAGATGCTGAGATGGAGTATCTTTCGATTGCCGTCGAAAAAACCTCAGGCGCAAAGGAGAAGGAGGCCTGGCAGTGGCTGGTCGAGGCGATCGAGAACTTTCGACAGGAGTCGGACTGA